The Rosa rugosa chromosome 1, drRosRugo1.1, whole genome shotgun sequence genomic sequence AAATTCAAGCATGCCAGGAGGAGATTTGGGAAGGAACAAGAGCTCCTAAGATTGGATTTCGAGGAAGACATTCTGGGATTCGGGTTTGAATTGCTTCAGAATCTGAAATGTTTTTTTGGTTTGTAAGTAGGATGGGGGAAgattttgaatatatatatataagaggaTGCAGTAGCATTTGGCCGTTGAGTCCGCAACGGCTAGGTTTGTGATGACCCACATTTGTCCTCGAAGTATGATATGTTCCTAATTCCTATGTTCCCTCCTCCAGGTTTTAAATTCTAAAGGCCCACAGTAATTATCAGATACAGCCCTAGCTGTTTGATAAGGTTAAAAACTTGAACTACAATTACAGAGAAAACAAACGGTAAAAACACTTGAAAACTTTTAACTGCTTAAATTTAAACATCATTTACATGATGACCCCATATTGAACGATCATTGAAAACACTAACAAGCTTGTGGCGTGAAGGTCACTCCATTTTTTGAGGAATGGTGTGCTCACTGCAATGAGTGGCTTCATCTGTTTCAGTCCTCTGCTGGCTCCTgctgaagaaagaaaaatgcacTCAAAAATCAAAGATAACTATAGAAGTTATTTTGTACAGTTTCAACGTAAGTACATTTTCAAAACTGGATTTTAACGTTGTCGTTTCATGTACATCTCATCTCCTACATCAGATAAAATTTCAGCTATCATCTTTTAGGTCGTTGAAGTCAATAATAGTTATACCTGGTCTTTATAGTCATATAGATCGGGTGTGTCATTGTGAGTTAGAATGCCCTTATCATTGTGCGTTAGAATGCCCTCAACTCTGTCCAGTGATGCTTCCAATTTCCCACTACTCATGTTAAACAATGCTTCGCCAGTACCCAGAGCCCTGATCATTTCAATATTCAACCAGGAAGCACCATTAATCATCACAAATCAACAGTTGATGAGGAACAAGACATTCCAGTATGTAATTTTAAGAAATAACAAGTTTATATTAATCAAAAAAGGACCATGAAAAATGAATACAGTTTGGCTTTATGATGTACAGTGGTGACCGGACATCTTGCCTTCTGCAATTCTTCTTGCttgtaattttcattttaaTCAATGACTTGATGTTTCTTACTAAAGGGAtataataaaaatgaaatgctAATAAAGATCTATCTTGAGAACTATCTTTAAGTGAGAATACATCGAATTTGACACTTATATGGCCACATAACTCTTACATTCTTAAATGCACACAAGAGTAAGCAACTTACCCAGTAACTTCTGGAAGTACATAATCCGCCCTCCACCCAAAGCGCAAATCTACACCAGGGCATACGCCAAGTGATGTCTTATTCCGAATCCGAGATATGCCATCTCCACCAAAACATGTAGTAAGCTTCCATTTCCATCCAGTTGCATTCATTTGAAAATTATGGCCAACGCCAACCTGTTCGTTCCAACAGTTTGTAGTGTGATTACTACAACAATTTAACAAATATGGCTTGGTGCAGGAAAGTAGGCGTGCATGCAGAATAGTATGATTACTGTAAGATTAAGGATTATCAACTCCTATTAAAGTTGGTAAGTTAAGCAATATCCGTGAGATGGTGTAAAGGGCCTGGAATTTACTTTGATAATGCAGGGAAGTACTGTATCAGACTGAAAGCATCAAACCTGAAGATTTAGAAAGTTAGTTAGAGGAATCTTCTTGGAAAGAACACGGACATCTTGACGGATAGGCTCATAGATGAACTTCCACCTCCGATCCGGAGCTAAGGGCTTCAACACAATCTTTGCTTGATACTCATTGATTGGAGCATTATAGAACTGAACCAAAAGGACCACATCAATAGTTGAAGATGCCAAGACAACCATACCTTACAGCAGCTAATATTTAACAACTTATACATGATGACTACACAAATTCCAATCTACAATGCCAAACATTCAATGTGACGAAGCCAAAACACTACCGAAAACACAATCATGTTATCTACAAAAAACAGAACTAGAAGTCAATGGACAGGATTGCCTAACTGGCCCAGGAAAAACAGTAACCATCACTGGGATAGAGTAAACCCATCAAGCAAACCTTCATATTTAACATATCAAACACAGAATTAAGCATTGTTTATCAAAAATTCCAAACCTGGCGAACTGGGCACATAATAGAACAGTTCAGAAACAtgaaagaaatagaatttatatACCTCCAAATTGAGACCGACCCTTAAACCCTGTAGTTCTTTCCTGAACTTGAGAAACAACTCTGATGGTATCAAATTGATACTGTAAAGCTCTTCCCACGAACTGGGTTCTTCATCACCATTAGAATTCCTATCCATTTTTCGAACAATCACGACTGTAAAGAACAAGTCTTTAAGGGGTTTTGAATAAACGCAGAACCGAGTGACCGAGTGAAGCTAAACTTGTTCTGGGAATTAGATACGTCCAATGAAGCTAAACAAATGGGCCATGTTCCATAATTAGGTTTATCCGTTTATGGTCCATTTGGGTCGATTATACTGGCCCACCTAAGCTTTCAGTGTGTTCATTGAAACTTACAGAGATGTGAACCTAATCTGACTTGTTTAATTGTCAAAGATTTATGTTCCATTTGAGTTTAGGGAAGTGATCATCCCATGTACAGCGGTGTTTGGCCCTTGAGCGATTACAAGAAGAGTACTAAGGTTGTCCATCTTTAAAATTAAGTTATTATAATCCGACTCATTTTATTCCTAATATCAAATGAGTTAGCGTTATTGCGATTCTTGTGAAAGTGTTTTATTCCTAATGCCAAATGACTTAGCGTTATTGCGATTCTTGTAAATGTTGAAAGATCGGTAGTTTGATTTCATTCATTATGGTGAGAATGAGAATTGTTTTTGCAAGCTTTGTTTACACACTTCCTTGGATAGGGTATCAACTAAATTGCAAGCTTCCTTTAGAATTTAATTAGACTATGACCTTCCAAGTTACTTGATGACCCAAACAAGACCTATAGAATAAAGTCAGTCACCCATTAAAAGGGTGTCAATTATAGTAGTCTTGGACTGCAATTATTTGTTCATTACTAATCCCAAACTCATCATCATTAAGTAAACTTGAAGTTATTTCGAAAAGAGTTGGGATCCCAGATTATGACTCAAATATAGCATTTCCATACCAATAAGACTTGCGATATCTTACTACTCTCTCCCTTTGTTAAGTATCCATCTTAAGATCAAGTCTCTACATAAAATAGGTAGCTAATTTCCATTGTAATTGTTTGTATGATATCCAAACaatatgaagaagatgatgaattcCAGTTAACAGTATTCAAGTTTATACATATGGTTTTCACTGAACACTTTGACATGATATGAAGTTATGAACCAACAATGAAGTGACATTATGTAAAATTATGACATATAGACGGTGTACTTCTGTTGGAAACCTAAGAACTAAAAAG encodes the following:
- the LOC133727117 gene encoding uncharacterized protein LOC133727117 isoform X1, which encodes MDRNSNGDEEPSSWEELYSINLIPSELFLKFRKELQGLRVGLNLEFYNAPINEYQAKIVLKPLAPDRRWKFIYEPIRQDVRVLSKKIPLTNFLNLQVGVGHNFQMNATGWKWKLTTCFGGDGISRIRNKTSLGVCPGVDLRFGWRADYVLPEVTGALGTGEALFNMSSGKLEASLDRVEGILTHNDKGILTHNDTPDLYDYKDQQEPAED
- the LOC133727117 gene encoding uncharacterized protein LOC133727117 isoform X2, which gives rise to MDRNSNGDEEPSSWEELYSINLIPSELFLKFRKELQGLRVGLNLEFYNAPINEYQAKIVLKPLAPDRRWKFIYEPIRQDVRVLSKKIPLTNFLNLQVGVGHNFQMNATGWKWKLTTCFGGDGISRIRNKTSLGVCPGVDLRFGWRADYVLPEVTGALGTGEALFNMSSGKLEASLDRVEGILTHNDKGILTHNDTPDLYDYKDQEPAED